In Propionicimonas paludicola, a single window of DNA contains:
- a CDS encoding DUF2975 domain-containing protein: MKKASILALRVLLAVVLLGLLGAQGLYFPTLADQMAQAYPELAWLRWPMLAVVVLGILAIQIAVVAVWVLLSMVERERVFSATAFGWVDVIIAASALDAALVLGIGAFLTFGIHACPPSLLLLLSGLAVGGATVAVLMVVMKGLLRQASTMQSELSEVI, encoded by the coding sequence ATGAAGAAGGCGTCCATTCTCGCTCTTCGCGTCTTGCTGGCAGTGGTTCTCCTCGGCCTGCTGGGCGCCCAGGGACTCTACTTCCCCACCCTGGCCGACCAGATGGCTCAGGCATACCCGGAGTTGGCGTGGCTGCGATGGCCGATGCTGGCGGTCGTGGTGCTCGGGATCCTGGCGATCCAGATCGCGGTGGTGGCCGTCTGGGTGCTGCTGTCGATGGTGGAGCGCGAGCGCGTCTTCTCCGCCACGGCGTTCGGATGGGTTGACGTGATCATCGCGGCCAGCGCCCTCGACGCGGCCCTCGTGCTGGGGATCGGCGCCTTCTTGACCTTCGGCATCCATGCCTGCCCACCCAGCTTGCTGTTGTTGCTGTCCGGGCTCGCAGTCGGCGGTGCCACCGTTGCCGTCCTGATGGTCGTCATGAAGGGGCT
- a CDS encoding SGNH/GDSL hydrolase family protein, producing the protein MFAAALTVALAAVVLQLRTDALRAEVITPVPRPAPALARAAAPVAPEPSAATPTAPLPPLHVVGLGDSVMAGTACNCRTILSRFAQSLAQREGRTVTDVNLGVAGYTTQDVLSQLTDDPGTRQDVQKADIVIMIIGANDLKDDFDAWLHGGCNSACYQPDVTAMQDRLVSIIRQTQALRAGQPTTILVDNYWNVFADGDVARAQGGQRQLDWSVAVTTAVNSAIAQASAQSGARTVDLVHVFKGSGDEDPTSLLADDGDHPNAAGVQAIVAANLAALG; encoded by the coding sequence ATGTTCGCCGCCGCGCTGACGGTTGCGCTGGCTGCGGTGGTGCTCCAGCTCCGCACCGATGCCCTCCGGGCGGAGGTGATCACGCCCGTCCCGAGGCCGGCGCCGGCCCTGGCTCGCGCCGCTGCACCGGTGGCGCCTGAACCGTCGGCTGCGACACCGACGGCTCCCTTGCCCCCGCTGCATGTGGTGGGTCTGGGCGACTCGGTCATGGCCGGCACCGCCTGCAACTGCCGCACGATCCTGTCGCGCTTCGCACAGTCCCTGGCCCAGCGCGAGGGACGCACTGTCACCGACGTCAATCTGGGAGTGGCCGGCTACACGACCCAGGACGTCCTGAGCCAGCTGACCGATGATCCGGGCACCCGCCAGGACGTCCAGAAGGCCGACATCGTGATCATGATCATTGGCGCGAACGACCTGAAGGATGACTTCGACGCCTGGCTCCACGGTGGCTGCAACAGCGCGTGCTATCAGCCCGATGTCACCGCCATGCAGGACCGCCTGGTGTCGATCATCCGACAGACGCAGGCGCTGCGGGCTGGGCAGCCCACCACAATCCTGGTCGACAACTACTGGAACGTCTTCGCCGATGGGGATGTCGCGCGCGCCCAAGGTGGCCAACGGCAACTCGACTGGAGCGTTGCGGTCACCACCGCGGTGAACAGCGCCATCGCGCAGGCCTCAGCGCAAAGCGGGGCTCGCACCGTAGACCTCGTCCACGTCTTCAAAGGCAGCGGCGACGAGGATCCCACCTCCTTGCTGGCCGACGACGGGGACCACCCCAACGCGGCGGGCGTGCAAGCGATCGTCGCCGCGAACCTTGCCGCGCTCGGTTGA
- a CDS encoding alpha/beta hydrolase → MFQLTGNFILIASTILAIALPILAAVLWSRKPPASGGRPVAVLKFLGRIGLILVAQVTAMAALFFYVNDQYGFYASWSDLLGLGHDTPARIVQVNELHPGTGKLEVLNVHAKSGVSADTLVWLPPGYDASGSTRYPVVMFLPGQPSHPQNLFNEYDFGDVASQAIAAGTVRPFVGVFPPIMIAPPRDTECVDVPHGPQAQTWLTSDVPAAVQAKYRVEPPGKHWSLMGWSTGALCAAKLTLGHPTEFAAAVSLAGEFDTYLDNTTGDLFGSNTQLRNENSATWLYHQYGMRGTKLLMISSKQDEWAWIATEKMAQVTRGDPAVSLITFPAGGHNFHVYKPYISTALDWLDRAGSLG, encoded by the coding sequence ATGTTCCAGCTGACTGGAAACTTCATCCTGATCGCCAGCACCATCCTCGCGATCGCCCTGCCGATCCTCGCCGCCGTGCTGTGGTCGCGAAAACCCCCGGCCAGCGGCGGTCGGCCGGTGGCCGTGCTGAAGTTCCTCGGACGGATCGGGCTCATCCTGGTTGCACAGGTGACCGCGATGGCTGCGTTGTTCTTCTACGTGAACGACCAGTACGGCTTCTACGCCTCGTGGTCTGACCTGCTCGGCCTTGGCCACGACACTCCGGCACGCATCGTTCAGGTCAATGAGCTGCATCCCGGCACCGGCAAGCTGGAAGTGCTCAACGTCCATGCAAAGTCGGGAGTCAGTGCCGACACTCTGGTCTGGCTCCCGCCGGGCTATGACGCCAGTGGCAGTACCCGCTACCCCGTCGTCATGTTCTTGCCGGGGCAGCCGTCTCATCCGCAGAACCTGTTCAACGAGTACGACTTCGGCGACGTGGCGAGCCAGGCGATCGCCGCCGGGACCGTCCGGCCGTTCGTCGGGGTGTTCCCGCCGATCATGATCGCCCCACCCCGAGACACCGAGTGCGTCGACGTCCCCCATGGGCCTCAGGCTCAGACGTGGCTGACCTCGGACGTCCCGGCGGCCGTACAGGCGAAGTACCGGGTGGAGCCGCCCGGCAAACACTGGTCACTGATGGGGTGGAGCACCGGCGCACTGTGCGCCGCGAAGCTGACCCTGGGCCATCCGACGGAGTTCGCCGCAGCGGTCAGTCTCGCTGGCGAGTTCGACACCTACCTCGACAACACCACCGGGGACCTGTTCGGCAGCAACACGCAGCTGCGCAATGAGAACTCGGCCACGTGGCTGTATCACCAGTACGGAATGCGCGGGACCAAGCTCCTGATGATCTCGAGCAAGCAGGACGAGTGGGCGTGGATCGCCACCGAGAAGATGGCCCAGGTCACCCGCGGAGATCCCGCGGTCAGCTTGATCACCTTCCCCGCCGGCGGCCACAACTTTCACGTCTACAAGCCCTACATCAGCACGGCTCTGGACTGGCTGGATAGGGCTGGCTCGCTCGGATGA
- a CDS encoding phosphatidylglycerol lysyltransferase domain-containing protein, translating into MSAPTTSGSFADRGARILTAVYALSTAVALVTWLLGHWGSPQPNWPELVVTLFNIPLSRSIASVALLALISRALLGRKRVGLIAVAVCQVLGMYLGLAVLVSWPVDPVLHAWRQEHLLVAWLDVASLPLGAIILVLLWKIRPAFVGRVRPGSWWRAITAAVVGLGITLGATAAMISAVVPAREAESPRLFFLVLSRALGERGRPTHGVLALVPSWVPTVTSALLTITLLVTVTAFLRYARDVTRWSAQREIDIRRLIRDFGAGDSLAYFATRRDKSSVFSPDGRAVVAYGVYSGVSIASGDPIGRPESWPAAIRAWKDDAVHYGWIPAVLAASTEGARSYAQQGLRVLALGDEAVLDAQSFTTEGKAMAAVRSAAQHARRAGLEVRYAYQADLSQEELARLQEVGEKWRHGDTERGFSMALNRFADPADTRILFVQAYDADGNLQGLLSFVPWGPNGLSLDMMRRSPSAPHGVTELMISELMAAAPALGVRWVSLNFCMFRRVYSDADEFGANAFVRLNSSFLGVLDRFWQLGRLYRSNRQYNPRWQPRFLCYDDRVGLPQILIALGSAEGFLPRLRITRPTVERELSADELAAVRELAAEPPQVVEAGLDRQSEQVRARQAHLDELARRAVPPYRPEARPGTISIARLPEASVGSSVEVAGRVRAIRNHGQLVFADLAGDGAEIQLLLEPSSLAVDEIADFRRLVDEGDVVSVRAEIGFSRTGTPSLIVGEWAVLAKALYPLAGEGSVEQVAEGPSGALELIEHPEQLALLRHRGRVLQALRSAMDEAGYAEVATPSGELASRYLTRLVIAGAGPVYEVVADESAAAGEPVDLEAPVRLHALAPGGDYLTMRQLTEELIAAADAGLPGSVGAGALALVFSTEPDLELAPDAAPHRNRPGHAEHWELAIGGITVAAASSVLTDPIELRRRLSAEAFRASGELRGIDESYLRDLELGMPPTGRLEVDLDQLTRALTERAAAASH; encoded by the coding sequence ATGTCGGCACCGACAACGTCAGGGTCGTTCGCCGATCGAGGAGCGCGGATTCTCACCGCTGTGTACGCGCTGTCGACGGCTGTAGCCCTCGTCACCTGGCTACTCGGGCATTGGGGCAGTCCGCAGCCGAACTGGCCCGAACTGGTCGTCACCTTGTTCAACATCCCGCTGTCCCGCTCGATCGCTTCGGTTGCGCTCCTGGCCCTGATCTCGCGGGCACTGCTCGGGCGCAAGCGGGTCGGCCTGATCGCGGTTGCCGTCTGCCAGGTTCTCGGGATGTACCTCGGACTGGCCGTGCTGGTGTCCTGGCCGGTCGACCCGGTGCTGCATGCCTGGCGGCAAGAGCATCTTCTGGTCGCTTGGCTGGACGTCGCCTCGCTGCCATTGGGAGCGATCATCCTGGTCCTGCTGTGGAAGATCCGGCCCGCCTTCGTCGGACGAGTGCGTCCGGGCTCGTGGTGGCGTGCCATCACCGCGGCGGTGGTCGGTCTGGGGATCACCCTGGGCGCGACCGCGGCGATGATCTCGGCTGTCGTCCCGGCCCGCGAGGCCGAGTCGCCACGACTGTTCTTCCTGGTCCTCAGCCGAGCCCTCGGCGAGCGAGGGCGACCCACTCACGGTGTGCTCGCCCTAGTGCCGTCGTGGGTGCCGACCGTCACCTCGGCCCTGCTGACCATCACTTTGCTCGTCACCGTGACCGCCTTTCTCCGCTACGCCAGGGACGTGACCCGATGGTCAGCTCAGCGGGAGATCGACATCCGACGGCTGATTCGCGACTTCGGTGCCGGCGACTCGCTGGCCTACTTCGCCACCCGCCGGGACAAGTCCTCGGTGTTCTCTCCGGACGGGCGGGCCGTGGTGGCCTACGGCGTCTACTCCGGAGTGTCGATCGCCTCCGGCGATCCGATCGGACGTCCGGAGTCCTGGCCGGCCGCCATCCGCGCATGGAAGGACGACGCCGTCCACTACGGCTGGATCCCGGCGGTCCTGGCGGCATCCACCGAGGGTGCTCGCAGTTATGCGCAGCAAGGTCTGCGGGTGCTCGCCCTGGGTGACGAGGCCGTCCTGGACGCGCAGTCGTTCACCACCGAGGGCAAGGCCATGGCCGCGGTGCGCAGTGCGGCACAGCATGCGCGGCGGGCGGGGCTGGAGGTCCGGTACGCCTATCAGGCCGATCTGTCACAAGAGGAACTGGCGCGGCTGCAGGAGGTGGGCGAGAAGTGGCGTCACGGGGACACCGAACGCGGCTTCTCGATGGCGCTGAACCGCTTCGCCGATCCGGCCGACACGCGGATTCTGTTCGTCCAGGCGTACGACGCGGACGGCAATCTGCAAGGCCTGCTCTCGTTCGTGCCGTGGGGTCCCAATGGGCTCTCGCTGGACATGATGCGGCGCAGCCCGTCCGCCCCGCACGGCGTCACGGAGCTGATGATCAGCGAGCTGATGGCGGCGGCGCCGGCGCTGGGCGTCCGCTGGGTCTCGTTGAACTTCTGCATGTTCCGCCGGGTCTACAGCGATGCGGACGAGTTCGGCGCGAATGCGTTCGTCCGGCTCAACTCGTCGTTCCTGGGCGTGCTGGACCGCTTCTGGCAGCTCGGTCGGCTGTACCGCTCGAACCGGCAGTACAACCCGCGATGGCAGCCGCGGTTCCTGTGCTACGACGACCGGGTCGGCCTGCCGCAGATCCTGATCGCGCTGGGCTCGGCCGAGGGCTTCCTGCCGCGTCTGCGGATCACCCGGCCGACCGTCGAGCGTGAGCTCAGTGCTGATGAACTGGCCGCTGTGCGGGAGCTCGCGGCGGAGCCTCCTCAGGTGGTCGAGGCGGGCCTCGATCGGCAGTCCGAACAGGTGCGGGCGCGTCAGGCTCATCTGGACGAACTGGCTCGCCGGGCCGTCCCGCCCTACCGTCCGGAGGCCCGTCCGGGGACGATCTCGATCGCCCGTCTTCCCGAGGCGTCCGTCGGCAGCTCGGTGGAGGTGGCCGGCCGCGTCCGAGCCATCCGGAACCACGGACAACTCGTCTTCGCGGATCTCGCCGGCGACGGGGCGGAGATCCAGCTGCTCCTGGAGCCGTCCAGCCTGGCGGTCGATGAGATTGCCGACTTCCGGCGCTTGGTCGACGAGGGCGACGTCGTCTCGGTGCGAGCCGAGATCGGCTTCTCGCGCACGGGCACCCCGTCCCTGATCGTCGGCGAGTGGGCGGTGTTGGCCAAGGCGCTGTATCCGCTGGCGGGCGAGGGGAGCGTCGAACAGGTAGCCGAGGGTCCTTCCGGGGCGCTCGAACTGATCGAGCATCCCGAGCAGCTGGCACTGTTGCGCCACCGCGGACGCGTGCTGCAGGCACTGCGGAGCGCGATGGACGAGGCCGGCTACGCCGAGGTGGCGACACCGTCCGGGGAACTCGCTTCGCGCTATCTCACGCGGCTCGTGATCGCTGGTGCTGGGCCGGTGTACGAGGTGGTTGCGGACGAGAGCGCAGCAGCCGGCGAGCCGGTGGACCTGGAGGCGCCGGTGAGGCTGCACGCTCTGGCCCCCGGAGGTGACTACCTCACGATGCGGCAGCTGACCGAGGAGCTGATCGCTGCCGCCGACGCCGGTCTGCCCGGCAGTGTGGGGGCGGGTGCCCTGGCCTTGGTGTTCTCGACGGAGCCGGACCTGGAGCTCGCACCGGATGCCGCTCCCCATCGCAACCGTCCCGGCCATGCCGAACACTGGGAGCTGGCCATCGGCGGGATCACGGTTGCCGCGGCGTCTTCGGTGCTCACTGATCCGATTGAGCTCCGGCGGCGACTCAGTGCGGAGGCGTTCCGGGCGTCCGGGGAGCTGCGGGGTATCGACGAGAGCTATCTGCGCGACCTGGAACTGGGCATGCCACCGACCGGCCGGCTTGAGGTTGACCTTGATCAACTGACTCGGGCCCTGACCGAACGAGCAGCGGCGGCCAGCCACTGA
- a CDS encoding winged helix DNA-binding domain-containing protein: MTARPELGLLRLVAQRLVGPRLDDAVEVVRHLGAVQAQDLPGALTSIGLRFAGGSRAGVEAALASGQVVRSWPMRGTLHLVPAEDLGWILSLTTARMLAGADKRRTDLGITEAVIGRAADIALAELTGGTQLTRKELFACWAAEGLLLQPQTGIHLLGRLCQEATLVLGPMRGSEQLVASYADWVPSPKALARDEALAELARRFLLSHGPATVADLARWASLTLTDSRAGVASIREELTSVQLDGVEYLMDPALPDLLAQHRRDALRLRLLPGFDEYLLGYADRSFAVPPAFADQIVPGNNGMFRPTIVKAGRVVGTWKRGGTKAKPRVEAQPFADLGKADQASIERAFAELGSPCRATPGPRRPATPAAEPPQSARHPAPPPRNQPADRQSCRYRGGVDAPSALERQCCRCEALKPAS; encoded by the coding sequence ATGACCGCTCGTCCGGAGCTGGGCCTGCTTCGCCTTGTGGCGCAGCGGCTGGTCGGTCCGCGCCTGGACGACGCCGTCGAGGTCGTCCGGCACCTCGGCGCGGTGCAGGCCCAGGATCTCCCTGGTGCACTCACCTCGATAGGTCTGCGGTTCGCGGGCGGGAGCCGAGCGGGGGTGGAGGCTGCGCTGGCTTCGGGGCAGGTTGTGCGGTCGTGGCCGATGCGCGGCACCCTGCACCTAGTGCCCGCCGAGGACCTGGGTTGGATCCTGTCGCTGACCACAGCTCGCATGCTGGCCGGGGCGGACAAGCGGCGCACCGACTTGGGCATCACCGAAGCGGTGATCGGACGCGCCGCCGACATCGCCCTGGCCGAGCTGACCGGCGGGACGCAGCTGACCCGCAAGGAGCTGTTCGCGTGCTGGGCAGCCGAGGGCCTGCTGCTCCAACCTCAGACCGGCATTCACCTGCTCGGACGACTCTGCCAGGAGGCCACCTTGGTGCTGGGGCCGATGCGGGGCAGCGAGCAGCTGGTTGCCAGCTATGCCGACTGGGTGCCTTCCCCCAAAGCCCTGGCCCGGGATGAAGCTCTCGCCGAACTGGCTCGACGCTTCCTGCTCAGCCACGGTCCCGCGACCGTCGCTGACTTGGCTCGATGGGCTTCGCTCACCCTGACCGACTCTCGGGCCGGAGTCGCCTCGATCCGTGAGGAACTCACGTCGGTTCAGCTCGACGGGGTTGAGTACCTCATGGATCCAGCGCTGCCCGATCTGCTCGCCCAGCACCGCCGCGATGCGCTGCGCCTGCGACTACTCCCCGGCTTCGACGAGTACCTGCTCGGCTACGCCGATCGCAGCTTCGCAGTACCTCCGGCGTTCGCCGACCAGATCGTCCCAGGGAACAACGGCATGTTCCGACCCACGATCGTCAAGGCTGGACGGGTGGTCGGCACCTGGAAGCGCGGCGGCACCAAAGCCAAACCGCGAGTCGAGGCCCAGCCCTTCGCCGACCTCGGCAAGGCCGATCAGGCCAGCATCGAGCGTGCCTTCGCCGAGTTGGGCTCACCATGCCGGGCCACGCCAGGCCCGAGAAGACCGGCCACCCCCGCCGCCGAACCGCCACAGTCCGCGAGGCACCCAGCTCCCCCGCCACGAAATCAGCCGGCTGACCGCCAAAGTTGTCGTTATCGAGGCGGTGTAGACGCACCGTCCGCACTCGAACGCCAATGTTGTCGTTGTGAGGCCCTCAAACCGGCCTCATAA
- a CDS encoding cytoplasmic protein, translated as MADPITTNPDLYHLLFENDRVRVLEYLDSPGDATRPHSHPDSVMVTLSGFRRRLRSGASELEVELAASEARWLDAQEHSGTNIGETPTHTIFVELKEPRPAESPETRLGPSAS; from the coding sequence ATGGCCGACCCGATCACCACCAATCCCGACCTGTACCACCTGCTCTTCGAGAACGACCGGGTGCGGGTCCTGGAGTATCTCGACAGCCCGGGTGATGCCACCCGGCCGCACTCACACCCCGACAGCGTGATGGTGACGCTGAGCGGCTTCCGACGCCGACTACGGTCGGGTGCCAGCGAGCTCGAGGTGGAGTTGGCGGCGTCCGAAGCCCGCTGGCTGGACGCCCAAGAGCACTCGGGCACGAACATCGGCGAGACTCCGACCCACACGATCTTCGTCGAGTTGAAGGAGCCTCGCCCTGCCGAGTCTCCCGAGACTCGCTTGGGGCCATCAGCCTCCTGA
- a CDS encoding HEAT repeat domain-containing protein: MAQNEIEIVVSRLKSALEAESASTRLQTAMAAGLRPADHYIDPLVERFTIEPDFFVRDMLTWALIQHDRTRTLGRVLPELTSVFPQARAQALHTLSKLGDQRAWPAITAELLHDAEDEVARTAWRTAANLVPEAEASALAKELSSEFGRGDYTTQRSLSRALAALGDAATPVIERARRGRRAAVRAHAIATEQLIRNPDLGFDVAIAAAERIVALRGAPLVEDVEQ, encoded by the coding sequence ATGGCCCAGAATGAGATCGAGATCGTGGTGAGCCGACTGAAGAGCGCCCTGGAGGCGGAGTCGGCGTCCACCCGACTGCAGACCGCGATGGCGGCTGGGCTGCGTCCGGCCGACCACTACATCGATCCGCTGGTCGAGCGATTCACCATCGAGCCGGACTTCTTCGTCCGCGACATGCTCACCTGGGCGCTCATCCAGCACGACCGGACGCGCACCCTCGGGCGGGTTCTGCCCGAGCTCACCTCGGTGTTCCCGCAGGCCCGCGCCCAGGCGCTGCACACGCTGTCCAAGCTGGGCGACCAGCGCGCATGGCCGGCGATCACCGCTGAACTCCTGCACGACGCCGAGGACGAGGTGGCCCGGACGGCCTGGCGCACGGCAGCCAACCTGGTGCCCGAGGCCGAGGCGTCCGCGCTTGCCAAGGAGCTGTCCAGCGAGTTCGGACGGGGCGACTACACGACCCAGCGCAGCCTGAGCCGCGCTTTGGCCGCACTCGGGGACGCGGCCACGCCGGTGATCGAGCGGGCCAGGCGGGGCCGGCGTGCGGCCGTCCGAGCTCACGCGATCGCCACCGAGCAGCTGATCAGGAACCCCGATCTCGGCTTCGATGTCGCGATCGCCGCCGCCGAGCGGATCGTCGCCCTGCGCGGGGCGCCGCTGGTGGAGGACGTCGAGCAGTAG
- a CDS encoding dihydrofolate reductase family protein, with product MATIVFGMNQSLDGYVDHDRFGPGPTLFRHFVEQTQQRAGAVYGRRMYEIMRYWDDEQPDWDDDERAFAEAWRAMPKWVVSHTLTSVGPNAQLVADDLADSIAKLKADLDGSIEVAGPTLARSLTDLGLIDEYQIYLHPVVIGSGTPYFAGPRPPLRLIAHDEVGDGVLRLTYVPA from the coding sequence ATGGCCACGATCGTGTTCGGGATGAACCAGTCCCTGGATGGCTACGTCGACCACGACCGGTTCGGGCCGGGCCCGACGCTGTTTCGCCACTTCGTCGAGCAGACTCAGCAGCGCGCCGGGGCGGTCTACGGGCGCCGCATGTACGAGATCATGCGCTACTGGGACGACGAGCAGCCCGACTGGGACGACGACGAGCGCGCCTTCGCCGAGGCCTGGCGCGCCATGCCGAAGTGGGTGGTCTCGCACACGCTGACCTCGGTCGGCCCCAACGCCCAGCTGGTGGCGGACGATCTCGCGGACTCCATCGCGAAGCTGAAGGCCGACCTCGACGGCTCGATCGAAGTGGCCGGCCCGACCCTGGCCCGGAGCCTCACCGACCTCGGCCTGATCGATGAGTACCAGATCTACCTGCACCCGGTCGTGATCGGCTCCGGCACACCGTACTTCGCCGGCCCCCGTCCGCCGCTTCGGCTGATCGCCCACGACGAGGTCGGCGATGGCGTCCTGAGGCTGACGTACGTCCCAGCCTGA
- a CDS encoding GNAT family N-acetyltransferase has translation MSTVVRLASIDDAAAICALNARELGYAFELSDATDALARALKSPRDVVVVGVSSGEVVGYCHGEVYRLLYSPPMLNVLGVAVRSDCQRRGVGAALMTAIEEWGRAQGCYAIRLATGETREGAHAFYTRMGFTISKRQLNLRKPLGPD, from the coding sequence GTGTCGACCGTTGTACGGCTGGCGAGCATCGACGACGCGGCCGCTATCTGTGCGTTGAACGCTCGAGAACTGGGCTATGCGTTCGAGCTATCTGACGCGACGGACGCCTTGGCCAGGGCACTGAAGAGCCCGCGCGACGTCGTGGTGGTCGGAGTGAGTTCCGGTGAGGTCGTCGGGTACTGCCACGGAGAGGTCTACCGGCTCCTCTACTCACCGCCGATGCTCAATGTGCTTGGCGTTGCTGTACGGAGCGACTGCCAACGACGAGGTGTAGGGGCAGCCTTGATGACGGCCATCGAGGAATGGGGCCGTGCGCAGGGCTGCTACGCCATTCGGCTCGCCACCGGCGAGACCCGAGAGGGTGCCCATGCCTTTTACACACGGATGGGCTTCACTATCAGCAAGCGGCAACTCAACCTCCGCAAGCCGCTCGGCCCCGACTAG